A single genomic interval of Drosophila virilis strain 15010-1051.87 chromosome 2, Dvir_AGI_RSII-ME, whole genome shotgun sequence harbors:
- the msps gene encoding protein mini spindles isoform X4, with the protein MAEDTEYKKLPVEERCVHKLWKARVDGYEEAAKLFRELDDEKSPEWSKYAGLIKKMVVDSNALAQEKGLEAALIFVENSSLAGRTVGDVMSGIVQKCIAAPKAKTKELSVQVTLMYVEIEKHEAVLEELVKGMDHKNPKIVSACVATTTQAMREFGSKVIPVKPFIKKLAPLLADRDKAVRDETKQLAVESYRWIGSVMRTHIASLPQVTLKELEDEFDKLKGERAEPSRYLKSQQEKQAKIADEAATEDSYNENTPPSNRKFKKYRKQALSQKRLYGSPKYTYPRLDDDAEAGVEDVDPMDLIDPVDILSKMPKDFYEKLDEKKWTLRKESLEALEKLLTDNPKVEGGEYGALVSALKKVITKDSNVVLVAMAGKCLAMLAKGLSKRFSSYATACVPALLEKFKEKKPNVVSALREAMDSIYASTTLEAQQEHIVEALTNKNPSVKSETALFLSRALCRTQPTALNKKLVKLLTTSLIKTLNESDPTVRDSSAEALGTLMKLMSEKALAALLVDVDPLKMSKIKEFHDKAEIKIKVTAPKKEQRPATAPAAKGAATAKPSGGSTEPKPVTRPATTGARKTVKKPGGAASAVPAALSKAAGGKTMASERELTPEEVQDKADELLPPEILNGLVDSNWKNRLAAMEQLLAQIPSYDVKQPGISQTLVRTINGRKPGLKEMNFQVLKLKLDAIRCIAENFPVTPITVDHVVNEITEKLADAKNGGAAADVLTALADATKLEYVVGKVLSFALEQKSPKVQSESFNWISKAIIEFGFKVQPKTLIEDVRKGVQSTNPTVRGAAIQLVGTMTMYMGNALMVFFDGEKPALKSQIQTEFNKNLGEKPPKPIRGVQHSSTNADEEEDEDGADRASPEPINLADLLPRVDISSQITESLLKEMSDKDWKTRNEGLTKLQAIISEAKLIKSSIGDLAPALAHRLLDSNAKIAQTALSICEQLSTAMGAGCRSHVRVLFPGFLHALGDSKSFVRAAALNCINSFGEQGGYKEFFESEMIADALKSGSPALKTELWAWLAEKMPLLPPKSISKEELTTIVPHLYAHICDRNAEVRKNANEAVLAVMIHLGFDAMARALDKQKPASKKDIMAALEKARPNLPVKPLPKGKQQAPIPEETKKVVRSGGGAAAQKQGAAKAAGAAGDKATTTAASRKKEEDVDTSPLLAVNSIKNQRLIDEQKMRVLKWTFTTPREEFTELLRDQMTTANVNKAMMANMFHDDFRYHLKVIEQLSDDLPNNSKALICNLDLILKWLTLRFYDTNPSVLIKGLEYVAQVFQVLVEMEYMMAENEGSSFVPHLLLKIGDPKDAVRNGVRRVLRQINLLYPFTKVFSYVMDGLKSKNARQRTECLDELTFLIENYGLGICQPSQQVALKEIARQISDRDNSVRNAALNCIVMAYFLAGEKIYKLIGQLNEKDLSMLDERIKRAKKTRKPTAPADMPTGLKPPAQVVQQDSIEIEDTVGNGGDELPPPEEEGTFDQAPSAQVLQLQQQLHLQQQQAAQQRTTGPFGLDPQVMSEIEKNWVRVDQMVFQDQPTVDISLLYEPIKVIPTRDGFQYPQDKFDRLISRSHYIQQNLNTSPQANPSMASGISPYRSPMRLPQQQLLTNQSHLENNVPNLADVLPKHDPQLVKIIKAVSSTDTLKARAAINELTEIIEAPEKQAVLRDYEEIFIQNVLAQLKNLSQLPLSQALVVYQPLLSILYTFFNANILGKTLSVACIKNLMSSLLHLLADQKLTSGDDSQYNKVINGICLKVLDKVNFTNIYCALIRLLRETCPVAGLPKFTDLLMKCIWRNIKMLPERSNELNYDAVILEVHEFMLALPSTWWQNRPSDTPLRTVKTIIHNMAKVKGNAILQHLNQIPTHSELHTYLIRILKNFQKDSAVSGTGVSPQRQQFSAKDIGGKRISHQTHDTVSQIFKLISDKDTKQQGLQKLYDFKQQNPDIDLSTFLQGSSATFHKYIEEGLAEIERNQNAGSTQAPDNRTAATRSYLTDVNYQNAVHDPDYWMDRLQNMMSTRHNVDDGSNILDNRVADENLCLNSMNSQKVSLIRREKPELSPNRLQHIQAKLAQIKKENHAQ; encoded by the exons ATGGCCGAGGATACCGAGTACAAAAAGTTACCCGTTGAGGAGCGCTGCGTACACAAGTTGTGGAAAGCGCGTGTCGATGGCTATGAGGAGGCAGCCAAGCTTTTTCGCGAACTAGACGACGAGAAATCACCGGAATGGTCGAAATATGCGGGGCTCATCAAGAAAATGGTTGTTGATTCGAATGCCCTTGCCCAGGAGAAGGGCCTGGAGGCCGCGCTGATATTTGTTGAAAACAGCAGCTTAGCTGGACGCACTGTCGGTGATGTTATGTCGGGAATTGTCCAAAAATGCATTGCAGCGCCCAAGGCCAAGACAAAAGAGCTCTCTGTGCAGGTCACGCTTATGTATGTTGAGATAGAGAAGCACGAGGCGGTCTTGGAAGAGCTCGTAAAGGGCATGGACcataaaaatccaaaaattGTATCAGCCTGCGTAGCAACCACTACACAAGCAATGCGCGAATTTGGCTCCAAGGTAATTCCCGTCAAGCCGTTCATCAAAAAGCTGGCACCACTCTTGGCCGATCGCGACAAAGCAGTGCGCGATGAAACCAAACAGTTGGCTGTTGAAAGCTATCGCTGGATTGGCTCAGTCATGAGAACGCACATTGCCTCGTTGCCGCAGGTAACCCTTAAGGAGCTGGAGGACGAGTTTGACAAACTAAAAGGCGAACGCGCTGAACCATCCAG ATATCTTAAATCACAGCAAGAGAAACAGGCAAAGATAGCGGACGAAGCCGCCACGGAGGATTCGTACAATG AGAATACACCACCATCAAACcgaaaattcaagaaatatcGTAAGCAAGCATTAAGTCAAAAACGCCTTTATGGCTCGCCGAAGTATACATACCCGCGCCTAG ATGACGATGCGGAAGCTGGCGTGGAGGATGTGGATCCCATGGATCTTATTGATCCCGTTGATATACTTTCCAAGATGCCTAAAGATTTTTACGAGAAACTCGACGAGAAGAAATGGACCTTGCGCAAAGAATCCTTGGAAGCATTGGAGAAGCTGCTCACGGACAATCCTAAGGTAGAGGGCGGTGAATATGGCGCTCTGGTCAGCGCATTGAAAAAGGTTATTACTAAGGACTCAAACGTAGTACTTGTGGCCATGGCAGGCAAATGTCTGGCCATGCTGGCCAAAGGTCTCTCCAAGCGTTTCTCGTCCTATGCCACG gcTTGCGTTCCGGCCCTTTTGGAGAAATTTAAGGAGAAGAAGCCAAATGTGGTGAGCGCGTTGCGTGAGGCCATGGATTCGATTTATGCGTCCACAACTCTGGAGGCACAACAGGAACATATCGTGGAAGCTCTGACCAACAAAAATCCGAGCGTCAAGTCCGAGACGGCGCTGTTTCTGTCGCGTGCTCTATGTCGCACACAGCCAACGGCATTGAACAAGAAACTTGTCAAGCTTCTGACCACTTCTCTGATCAAGACGTTAAATGAATCTGATCCTACAGTGCGAGACAGCAGCGCCGAGGCACTGGGTACGCTTATGAAGTTAATGAGCGAAAAAGCGCTTGCCGCGCTGCTGGTCGATGTGGATCCGCTGAAGATGAGCAAGATCAAGGAGTTTCACGACAAGGCcgaaattaaaatcaaagtaACGGCTCCAAAAAAAGAGCAACGTCCGGCCACAGCGCCGGCCGCTaaaggagcagcaacagccaaacCCAGCGGGGGCAGCACAGAGCCAAAGCCAGTGACGCGTCCAGCGACAACAGGTGCCCGAAAGACAGTTAAGAAACCAGGAGGTGCAGCTAGTGCAGTGCCGGCTGCATTGTCCAAGGCAGCCGGTGGTAAAACCATGGCTTCAGAGCGTGAATTAACCCCAGAAGAGGTGCAGGATAAGGCGGATGAACTGTTGCCCCCCGAAATACTGAACGGTTTGGTTGATAGCAACTGGAAAAATCGCTTGGCGGCTATGGAACAGCTGCTAGCTCAAATTCCAAGCTATGATGTTAAGCAGCCAGGCATATCTCAAACTCTAGTGCGTACTATTAACGGACGTAAGCCTGGCCTTAAGGAGATGAACTTTCAAGTTCTCAAGCTCAAGCTGGACGCAATACGATGTATCGCTGAAAATTTTCCTGTCACACCTATCACGGTGGACCATGTTGTCAATGAGATAACGGAGAAACTGGCTGACGCTAAGAATGGGGGTGCTGCCGCCGATGTGCTCACCGCTTTGGCTGATGCTACTAAATTGGAGTATGTAGTTGGCAAAGTGCTGAGCTTTGCCCTTGAGCAAAAGTCACCCAAGGTGCAATCTGAGTCATTTAACTGGATTAGTAAGGCTATCATTGAATTTGGATTTAAAGTCCAGCCTAAAACGCTCATAGAGGATGTTCGCAAAGGTGTCCAGAGTACAAATCCGACAGTACGCGGCGCTGCCATCCAGCTGGTGGGTACCATGACCATGTATATGGGCAACGCATTGATGGTATTCTTTGATGGCGAGAAACCAGCACTCAAGTCTCAAATTCAAACCGAATTCAATAAGAATCTGGGTGAAAAACCGCCCAAGCCTATACGCGGTGTGCAGCACAGTAGCACAAATGCCGACGAAGAGGAGGATGAGGATGGCGCAGACCGGGCATCACCAGAACCTATTAACTTAGCCGATTTGCTGCCACGCGTTGATATCTCAAGTCAAATCACCGAGTCGCTACTGAAGGAAATGTCCGACAAAGATTGGAAAACAAGAAATGAGGGACTTACCAAGCTACAGGCCATTATAAGTGAGGCCAAGCTGATCAAGTCGAGCATTGGTGATCTAGCACCAGCACTCGCTCATCGACTTCTCGACTCCAATGCAAAAATAGCGCAGACAGCGCTTTCTATTTGTGAGCAGCTCTCTACAGCAATGGGCGCTGGCTGTCGTAGTCATGTTCGTGTCCTCTTTCCTGGTTTTCTGCATGCGCTGGGCGACAGTAAAAGCTTTGTGCGTGCCGCGGCTCTCAATTGCATCAACAGTTTTGGTGAACAGGGAGGCTACAAGGAGTTCTTTGAGAGCGAAATGATAGCCGATGCTTTGAAAAGTGGTTCCCCGGCGCTCAAGACTGAGCTGTGGGCCTGGTTGGCCGAAAAGATGCCGCTTTTGCCACCCAAATCGATATCCAAGGAGGAGCTAACCACAATCGTGCCGCATTTGTATGCGCACATCTGTGATCGTAACGCGGAAGTTCGCAAGAACGCTAACGAAGCTGTGCTGGCCGTTATGATTCATCTTGGCTTTGACGCTATGGCGCGTGCACTGGACAAACAGAAGCCCGCCTCTAAGAAGGACATCATGGCTGCTCTGGAGAAGGCGCGTCCCAATTTGCCCGTAAAGCCATTGCCCAAAGGTAAACAACAAGCGCCCATACCCGAAGAAACAAAGAAGGTGGTGCGCAGCGGTGGCGGTGCCGCGGCGCAAAAACAGGGTGCGGCCAAAGCAGCCGGTGCCGCCGGTGACAAAGCAACTACAACCGCTGCATCTCGCAAAAAGGAGGAGGATGTGGACACGTCCCCACTGCTGGCGGTCAACAGCATCAAAAATCAACGGCTCATCGATGAGCAAAAAATGCGCGTACTTAAATGGACATTCACCACCCCACGAGAGGAGTTTACGGAATTACTGCGTGATCAGATGACAACAGCCAATGTGAATAAGGCAATGATGGCCAACATGTTCCACGACGACTTTCG TTATCATTTGAAAGTCATTGAACAGTTGAGCGATGATTTGCCAAATAATAGTAAGGCGCTGATTTGTAATCTCGATTTAATACTCAAATGGCTGACACTGCGTTTCTACGATACGAACCCTTCTGTGCTTATTAAGGGTCTCGAGTATGTAGCACAAGTGTTCCAGGTGCTGGTCGAAATGGAGTACATGATGGCTGAGAATGAGGGCAGTAGCTTTGTACCTCATCTGTTGTTGAAG ATTGGTGACCCAAAGGATGCTGTCCGAAACGGTGTACGTCGCGTGCTACGACAAATAAACCTTTTGTATCCTTTCACCAAAGTCTTCTCGTATGTGATGGATGGTCTTAAATCCAAAAATGCACGCCAGCGCACTGAGTGCCTGGACGAATTGACATTTCTCATTGAGAACTACGGACTGGGCATTTGCCAGCCATCGCAGCAGGTGGCTCTCAAGGAAATAGCGCGTCAAATCTCTGATCGCGATAACTCTGTGCGCAATGCGGCACTCAACTGTATTGTGATGGCATATTTCCTGGCCGGTGAAAAGATCTACAAGCTAATTGGTCAGCTAAACGAGAAAGATCTTTCCATGCTCGACGAGCGCATCAAGCGCgccaaaaaaacaagaaaaccaACCGCGCCAGCAGATATGCCGACTGGCCTCAAACCGCCAGCTCAGGTGGTGCAGCAGGACAGCATTGAAATTGAGGATACTGTGGGAAATGGCGGCGACGAATTGCCACCGCCCGAAGAAGAAGG TACATTTGATCAGGCGCCATCTGCGCAGgtgctgcaactgcagcaacaactgcatctccaacagcagcaggcggcgcaGCAGCGGACAACAGGTCCGTTTGGCCTAGATCCGCAGGTGATGTCCGAGATCGAGAAAAACTGGGTGCGAGTCGATCAAATGGTTTTTCAGGATCAGCCCACAGTGGACATTTCGCTGCTTTACGAGCCTATCAAGGTCATACCAACACGAGATGGTTTTCAGTATCCGCAGGATAAATTCGATCGGCTCATATCGCGCTCGCATTACATACAACAAAATCTAAACACATCGCCGCAAGCAAATCCCAGCATGGCCAGCGGCATTTCACCCTACCGCAGTCCCATGCGAttgccgcagcagcagttaTTGACAAACCAATCCCATTTGGAAAACAATGTTCCCAA CCTGGCCGATGTGCTGCCCAAGCATGACCCGCAGCTGGTAAAGATCATCAAGGCAGTCAGCAGCACGGACACACTTAAAGCACGTGCCGCCATCAATGAGTTAACCGAGATTATTGAGGCACCCGAAAAACAGGCTGTATTGCGCGACTACGaggaaatatttatacaaaatgtgcTGGCACAATTAAAA AACCTCTCGCAGCTGCCCTTATCGCAGGCGCTGGTTGTCTATCAGCCATTGCTTTCCATCTTGTACACATTTTTCAATGCCAATATTCTCGGCAAAACGCTGAGCGTTGCGTGTATTAAGAATCTCATGTCGTCGCTGCTCCATTTGCTGGCTGATCAAAAGCTGACCAGCGGGGATGATAGCCAATACAATAAGGTAATAAATGGCATATGCCTCAAAGTGTTGGACAAGGTCaactttacaaatatatactg CGCCTTAATACGTTTGCTCAGAGAGACCTGCCCCGTTGCCGGTCTGCCCAAGTTCACGGACTTGCTGATGAAGTGCATTTGGCGCAATATTAAAATGCTACCTGAGCGCTCCAACGAACTTAACTATGATGCGGTCATCTTGGAGGTGCACGAATTTATGCTGGCACTGCCCAGCACCTGGTGGCAGAATCGACCTTCAGATACACCACTGCGCACCGTCAAAACGATAATACACAACATGGCCAAGGTGAAGGGTAATGCTATATTACAGCATCTCAATCAGATACCCACACATTCGGAACTACACACTTATTTGATACGCATCTTGAAG AATTTCCAAAAGGATAGCGCTGTGTCCGGCACTGGTGTTTCGCCGCAGCGTCAGCAATTTTCAGCTAAGGATATTGGCGGAAAGCGAATATCGCATCAAACACATGACACAGTATCGCAAATCTTCAAGCTGATTTCGGACAAAGATACCAAACAGCAAGGACTGCAAAAGCTTTATGACTTTAAG cagcaaaatcCGGATATAGATCTTAGTACTTTCCTGCAAGGCTCTAGCGCCACTTTCCATAAATACATTGAGGAGGGGCTCGCTGAAATCGAACGCAATCAGAATGCAGGCTCCACACAGGCGCCTGATAATCGTACAG CTGCTACACGTTCTTATCTCACAGATGTCAACTATCAAAATGCCGTGCATGACCCAGACTATTGGATGGACCGTTTACAGAACATGATGTCCACACGCCACAATGTGGATGATGGCTCCAATATACTGGACAATAGAGTGGCCGACGAGAATCTCTGCCTAAACTCAATGAACTCACAGAAAGTGTCGCTCATCC